A part of Acidobacteriota bacterium genomic DNA contains:
- a CDS encoding RNA polymerase sigma factor: MVDTRSVITSKGVATVSGSKPGVHDGETMRRSLQEPSAFCDVYSRHFHHIFAYCVAHVGRTRAEDVAQDVFLVAFTHRAAFEFDRDDARPRLCGIARHLCSRHFRSRHPIQLLTRKVPPPTVGASDTAVVERVDALRLRIPLSAAISDLPPSLEETLILHAVNDLAHKEIAALLGIKVGTVKSRLSRAKACIRKCWDSETPEAAPSRSAAMEPKTVHVAMHSEYRERDTWNTEGESL, translated from the coding sequence GTGGTTGATACTCGTAGCGTCATCACTTCGAAGGGGGTCGCCACAGTGTCGGGCTCGAAACCAGGGGTACACGACGGCGAAACGATGCGCCGGTCGCTGCAAGAACCGTCTGCGTTCTGCGACGTCTACAGCCGCCACTTCCACCACATATTCGCGTATTGCGTTGCACACGTCGGACGAACCCGTGCAGAAGATGTTGCGCAGGACGTATTCCTCGTTGCGTTTACTCATCGCGCCGCTTTCGAGTTCGACAGGGACGACGCCCGGCCGAGGCTCTGTGGGATCGCTCGGCATCTCTGCAGTCGCCACTTCCGCAGCCGACACCCTATCCAGCTCTTGACGCGCAAGGTCCCGCCCCCCACGGTTGGCGCGTCCGACACAGCGGTCGTCGAGCGCGTGGACGCACTGCGCCTTCGAATTCCCCTCTCGGCAGCAATATCCGATCTGCCACCGTCCCTGGAGGAAACACTGATCCTGCACGCGGTGAACGACCTGGCCCACAAGGAAATCGCTGCCCTGCTCGGTATCAAGGTAGGAACCGTAAAGTCCCGACTCTCGCGAGCGAAGGCATGTATCCGCAAGTGTTGGGACAGCGAAACCCCAGAAGCGGCCCCAAGCCGAAGCGCCGCTATGGAACCCAAAACGGTTCATGTGGCAATGCACAGTGAGTATCGCGAACGCGATACCTGGAACACAGAAGGGGAAAGCCTGTGA
- a CDS encoding TetR/AcrR family transcriptional regulator: protein MARYQAGLRTEARIVEATRALLGEVGLEGTTLKAICEQASVQAGSFYNIFASKEEVIVRVVSEAIAAVAPDAASDADVSDLVEAYIQFITGDPTLAAVYTEIAIAGALNNGPMRDKIARHHRQRLEIFSAAVRRSVPGITPNDAITRAELLLAALHGLGFHLTLEPDFDFAGHARRVATFTVS, encoded by the coding sequence ATGGCGAGATATCAGGCCGGTCTTAGAACCGAGGCCCGCATCGTTGAGGCGACGCGAGCCCTCCTAGGCGAAGTCGGCCTGGAAGGCACCACTCTTAAGGCAATATGCGAGCAAGCCTCGGTCCAAGCCGGCTCGTTCTACAACATATTTGCCTCCAAAGAGGAGGTCATCGTGCGGGTCGTTAGCGAGGCGATCGCTGCTGTGGCTCCCGACGCCGCTTCGGATGCGGATGTCAGCGACCTGGTTGAGGCGTATATCCAGTTCATCACCGGCGACCCGACGCTGGCTGCCGTGTACACCGAGATCGCAATCGCGGGCGCCCTCAACAACGGGCCCATGCGCGACAAGATTGCAAGACACCACAGGCAACGGTTGGAGATATTCTCAGCAGCGGTGCGACGATCGGTACCCGGGATCACACCGAACGATGCCATCACTCGAGCCGAGCTGCTGCTCGCCGCCCTCCACGGGTTGGGGTTCCACCTGACACTAGAACCCGATTTCGATTTCGCCGGTCACGCCCGCAGAGTCGCAACGTTCACTGTCTCCTAA
- a CDS encoding N-acetylmuramoyl-L-alanine amidase: protein MKTSLLVVAFIASFLIKAAAASAPAGATQGGTFNYFPSNGWNTYKVFLSPASHSGANTGCNGYVEDGLTTGAVDIAREAASGWGTDLLNRHYYVRVRWGVSVTTKVSDSNAWGADMHIAMHSNAQAQNCGAGTSYGGTSVIYQYNSQKSLAAQFKTRIGPPSPGTNDKACHTPTCSQYNSLHELTATNAKAAYLEMEYHTYQLGVDWLLNRTWQWRIGWAVDKYWGYPRNLIY, encoded by the coding sequence ATGAAAACGTCGTTACTAGTCGTCGCTTTCATCGCCTCCTTTCTGATCAAAGCAGCAGCGGCGTCGGCACCTGCCGGGGCCACACAGGGAGGAACCTTCAACTATTTTCCGTCAAACGGGTGGAACACCTACAAAGTATTTCTGTCGCCGGCGTCCCATAGCGGGGCCAACACGGGTTGCAATGGGTACGTCGAGGACGGGTTGACCACCGGTGCCGTCGACATTGCCAGGGAAGCGGCCTCGGGTTGGGGTACCGATTTACTAAACCGACACTATTATGTACGGGTCCGGTGGGGAGTTTCGGTTACCACGAAGGTCTCGGACTCGAACGCGTGGGGGGCGGATATGCATATAGCTATGCATTCGAACGCGCAAGCGCAGAACTGTGGTGCAGGGACGTCCTACGGCGGCACTTCGGTGATCTACCAATACAACTCGCAGAAGTCCCTAGCGGCCCAGTTCAAAACTCGAATTGGGCCGCCAAGTCCCGGCACCAACGACAAGGCATGTCATACGCCCACATGTTCCCAGTACAACTCGCTCCACGAGCTCACTGCTACGAACGCCAAAGCTGCGTATCTAGAAATGGAGTATCACACGTACCAGCTTGGTGTCGATTGGCTTCTGAATAGGACATGGCAATGGCGCATCGGATGGGCGGTAGACAAATACTGGGGATACCCGAGGAACCTGATCTATTGA
- the murI gene encoding glutamate racemase, producing the protein MRSPIGVFDSGIGGLTVLRELREVLPSSDFIYLADQAWAPYGERTLTSLKTRATEITEWFVRQGSSVVVVACNTASGAALHELREVFSDVVFVGMEPAVKPAAETSVTGVVGVLATSGTLDAELYADVVERHADGVTIVEQRGVGLVDLIEAGDLDAAVPLLEKYLQPMLAAGADRIVLGCTHYPFLIDRIRELIPPGVDIVDPAPAVARRVLSVVEDSGGSGSIVLKTTGSIGSFVQQLARLGWLTAASEVATTDLS; encoded by the coding sequence GTGCGGTCCCCGATTGGAGTCTTCGACTCTGGGATTGGGGGCCTGACCGTTCTCCGAGAGCTGCGCGAGGTCCTCCCGAGCAGCGACTTCATCTATCTCGCCGATCAGGCCTGGGCACCGTACGGCGAGAGGACGTTGACGTCGCTGAAGACTCGGGCAACTGAGATCACCGAATGGTTTGTGCGTCAGGGATCGTCAGTCGTGGTCGTTGCATGCAACACGGCTTCGGGCGCGGCGTTGCATGAGCTTCGAGAAGTGTTCTCCGATGTGGTGTTTGTGGGCATGGAGCCTGCTGTGAAACCCGCCGCGGAGACGTCGGTGACCGGGGTCGTTGGTGTCTTGGCGACCTCGGGCACTCTGGATGCTGAGCTGTATGCCGACGTGGTCGAACGGCACGCCGACGGCGTGACGATTGTCGAACAACGCGGGGTGGGGCTTGTCGATCTCATCGAGGCGGGCGACCTTGACGCAGCGGTGCCGCTGCTTGAGAAGTATCTGCAACCGATGCTTGCCGCGGGAGCCGATCGGATCGTGCTCGGATGCACACACTATCCGTTTCTCATCGATCGCATTCGAGAATTGATCCCACCCGGTGTGGACATTGTCGACCCGGCACCAGCGGTGGCACGCCGTGTGTTGTCCGTGGTTGAGGATTCTGGTGGGTCTGGGTCGATCGTGCTCAAGACGACCGGGTCCATCGGTAGTTTCGTCCAGCAGCTCGCCCGCCTCGGTTGGCTAACCGCAGCATCAGAGGTCGCAACTACCGACCTGTCTTAA
- a CDS encoding O-acetylhomoserine aminocarboxypropyltransferase/cysteine synthase: MSDTYRFETLQIHAGQEPDPTTNSRAVPIYQTTSYVFNDTDHAANLFGLKEFGNIYTRIMNPTNDVLEKRLAALEDGVAAVVTASGQAAQFVAIANIAQSGDNIVSTSYLYGGTYNQFKVTLPRLGINVKFAAGDDPDSIAALIDENTKAVYLESIGNPQYNVPDFRRIADIAHEAGIPLIVDNTFGAAGYLVRPIEHGADVIVASTTKWIGGHGTSIGGVVIDAGTFDYGTEKFPLFNEPSPAYHGLNFGEVFGPNGPFGNIAFAIRARVEGLRDFGAAPSPFNSFLHLQGLETLSLRVQRHVDNALEIATWLEGHDKVAWVNYPGLESHPSNENARKYLKHGFGGVLSFGLDAGYEGAQTFINNVELASHLANVGDAKTLVIHPASTTHAQLSDEEKDATGTPNDLVRISVGIEHIDDIKADLEKALGAVS, encoded by the coding sequence ATGAGCGATACATATCGTTTCGAAACACTGCAAATTCATGCAGGCCAAGAGCCAGACCCGACGACCAATTCCCGTGCGGTCCCCATCTACCAAACGACGTCGTATGTCTTCAACGACACCGATCACGCAGCCAATCTGTTTGGTCTTAAAGAGTTCGGAAACATCTACACCCGGATCATGAACCCGACAAACGACGTCCTGGAGAAGCGCCTCGCTGCGCTCGAAGATGGAGTTGCAGCCGTTGTGACGGCGTCCGGTCAGGCCGCCCAGTTTGTAGCAATCGCAAACATCGCCCAGAGCGGTGACAACATTGTGTCTACCAGCTACCTGTATGGCGGCACTTACAACCAGTTCAAGGTGACCCTGCCGCGGCTCGGTATCAACGTGAAATTTGCAGCCGGAGATGACCCTGACAGCATCGCGGCGTTGATCGACGAAAACACCAAGGCCGTGTATCTGGAGTCGATCGGAAACCCGCAGTACAACGTCCCAGACTTCCGGCGGATTGCAGACATCGCACACGAAGCTGGAATCCCGCTGATCGTCGATAACACTTTCGGCGCTGCTGGGTACCTGGTGCGGCCCATCGAGCACGGTGCCGATGTCATTGTGGCGTCGACTACCAAGTGGATTGGCGGACACGGCACTTCGATCGGTGGTGTTGTGATCGACGCAGGAACGTTCGACTACGGGACTGAGAAGTTCCCATTGTTCAACGAGCCTTCGCCCGCGTATCACGGGCTTAACTTCGGCGAAGTGTTCGGACCCAACGGACCGTTCGGCAACATTGCGTTTGCAATCCGTGCTCGCGTCGAAGGTCTTCGTGACTTTGGCGCGGCGCCGTCGCCATTCAACTCGTTCCTACACCTGCAGGGGCTGGAGACTCTGTCCTTGCGTGTCCAACGTCATGTCGACAACGCTCTTGAGATCGCTACCTGGCTCGAAGGTCATGACAAGGTCGCATGGGTGAACTACCCGGGTCTAGAGAGCCACCCCAGCAATGAGAATGCTAGGAAATACCTCAAGCACGGGTTCGGTGGTGTCCTGTCCTTCGGACTCGACGCAGGGTACGAGGGTGCGCAAACGTTCATCAACAATGTCGAGCTTGCGTCACATCTCGCCAACGTGGGAGACGCGAAGACTCTCGTCATCCACCCGGCATCGACGACTCATGCCCAGCTTTCGGACGAGGAGAAAGACGCCACCGGCACACCGAACGATCTCGTACGCATATCTGTAGGTATCGAGCACATAGATGACATCAAGGCCGACCTCGAAAAGGCACTTGGCGCGGTCTCGTAA
- a CDS encoding molybdopterin oxidoreductase family protein: protein MTDRTAFRTCPLCEATCGLEITVRDDTVMRIRGDMDDPFSKGFICPKGSTLKQLQADPDRLTTPLIKKDGVHVEATWDEAFDAIAVGLGKHLDADRNSVAVYLGNPNVHNLAAGIFGRVLIHALGTRNVFTASTVDQMPKHVVSGLMYGSPASFSVPDLDRTRYLLMIGANPAASNGSLCTAPGFTDRLDAIRERGGTVVLIDPRRSETAAHVTEHHPIRPGTDAYLLAAMCNVIFDNDLVDLGSVEPYVRGLEEFHTLIREYTVDLAAKATGIASEDIERFARDLASASSGAVYARMGTHTSRFGTVNAWLAETLTIITGNLDSPGGLMFPKPATGRPVGDQAGGSGWKFGRWNSRVSGRREVLGEIPTVCLAEEILSPGKGQVRALITLQGNPVLSIADSTKTEEALEALDFMVSFDIYLNETTRHADVILPGRSPLERSHYDLVFTSLSVRNVAKWSPSLLEVDRPTDDEILARLTLIASGFDHRADPTMVYDGALLNVLTRATQNDASPASGLDPLEIVNQISGDSPADRVLDAMLRTGPYGDGFGAVADGLNLTKLSDNPHGLDLGALEPRFPGFLQTAWGSIDLAEPTFASDIARLADHLNEPPPGLVLIGRRHLKTNNSWMHNLDILTKGNNRCTVQVHPTDAARHGLADGDQAKVTSEGGELIVEVEVTDVVMPGVVSIPHGWGHSYAGTRLSVAESRPGVNLNILTSNNLVDDWSGNAALNGVPVTLSTV, encoded by the coding sequence ATGACCGACCGGACCGCATTCAGAACCTGCCCGCTGTGTGAGGCGACGTGTGGTCTAGAGATCACAGTACGCGACGACACTGTTATGCGCATCCGCGGTGACATGGACGACCCCTTCTCCAAGGGCTTCATATGTCCCAAGGGATCAACCCTCAAGCAACTCCAGGCTGACCCGGATCGGTTGACAACGCCGTTGATCAAGAAAGACGGCGTGCATGTCGAGGCAACTTGGGATGAGGCGTTCGATGCCATCGCCGTTGGCCTCGGGAAGCATCTTGACGCAGACCGAAACTCGGTTGCGGTATACCTCGGCAACCCCAACGTGCACAACCTCGCGGCAGGCATTTTCGGACGGGTGCTCATCCACGCTTTGGGTACCCGCAACGTGTTCACGGCGTCGACCGTCGATCAGATGCCAAAACACGTCGTGAGTGGTCTCATGTACGGGTCACCGGCGTCGTTCAGTGTGCCCGATCTCGATCGCACGCGGTACCTGCTGATGATCGGGGCGAACCCGGCGGCGTCGAACGGGTCACTGTGCACAGCCCCCGGGTTTACAGATCGCCTCGACGCCATCCGAGAACGTGGCGGAACCGTCGTGCTCATCGACCCGCGGCGGTCAGAAACGGCAGCCCACGTGACCGAGCACCACCCGATCAGGCCTGGCACCGATGCCTACTTACTCGCCGCAATGTGCAACGTGATCTTCGACAACGACCTCGTAGATCTGGGATCGGTCGAGCCATATGTTCGCGGTCTTGAAGAGTTTCACACACTCATCCGCGAATACACCGTCGATCTTGCCGCCAAAGCGACAGGCATCGCGTCGGAAGACATCGAACGATTCGCGCGGGATCTTGCGTCGGCGTCATCCGGTGCCGTGTATGCGCGCATGGGGACACACACCAGCCGTTTCGGAACTGTGAACGCGTGGCTGGCTGAGACCCTCACCATCATTACTGGGAACCTTGACAGCCCCGGTGGGCTGATGTTTCCGAAGCCAGCCACGGGCCGCCCCGTCGGGGATCAGGCCGGTGGCAGTGGTTGGAAGTTTGGGCGTTGGAATAGCCGTGTGTCGGGGAGGAGGGAAGTTCTCGGCGAGATTCCGACGGTGTGTCTGGCTGAGGAGATTCTCAGCCCTGGGAAGGGGCAAGTCCGAGCGCTCATCACGCTTCAAGGTAACCCAGTGCTCTCGATAGCCGACTCAACCAAGACCGAAGAGGCTCTTGAAGCTCTTGATTTCATGGTGAGTTTCGACATCTATCTCAACGAAACCACCCGGCACGCTGACGTGATCCTGCCGGGGCGATCCCCGCTGGAGAGGAGCCACTACGACCTTGTGTTCACCAGCCTGTCGGTGAGGAATGTTGCAAAGTGGTCGCCGTCGCTGCTTGAGGTTGATCGCCCGACTGATGACGAGATCCTTGCACGTCTTACACTGATCGCTTCTGGATTCGACCACCGGGCGGACCCCACCATGGTTTACGACGGCGCACTACTCAACGTGTTGACGCGGGCAACCCAAAACGACGCATCTCCGGCGAGCGGATTGGACCCTCTCGAAATTGTGAACCAGATCTCGGGTGACAGTCCCGCCGATCGGGTGCTCGACGCAATGCTCCGTACAGGTCCGTACGGTGACGGTTTTGGCGCGGTGGCCGACGGGTTGAACCTCACCAAGCTGAGCGATAACCCTCACGGACTCGATTTAGGGGCGTTGGAGCCTCGATTTCCCGGATTCCTGCAAACCGCCTGGGGTTCCATCGATCTCGCCGAGCCCACGTTCGCATCCGACATTGCACGGCTCGCCGATCATCTCAACGAGCCCCCTCCAGGCCTCGTCCTCATCGGCCGCCGACATCTCAAGACGAACAACTCGTGGATGCACAACCTTGACATTCTGACCAAGGGAAACAACCGCTGCACCGTGCAGGTCCACCCGACTGATGCTGCCAGACACGGTCTTGCCGACGGCGACCAGGCAAAGGTAACGAGCGAAGGCGGCGAATTGATCGTCGAGGTCGAGGTGACCGATGTCGTCATGCCCGGCGTTGTGTCGATTCCCCATGGCTGGGGCCACTCGTATGCGGGCACCCGGCTCAGTGTTGCTGAGAGCCGACCTGGGGTGAATCTAAACATCCTCACATCGAACAATCTGGTGGACGACTGGTCCGGCAACGCAGCTCTCAACGGTGTCCCGGTGACACTGTCAACCGTGTAG
- a CDS encoding adenosine deaminase family protein — MKEFIAGLPKVELHRHLEGSIRPATVFALAQEHRIDIGVESVEELAESYVFGDFPSFVDLFLKTTKVLRRSEDLELIVSEMAGEMADENTRYAEVFFSPVWHQMNGMTEREITTGLNAGRATAARLGVELAWIVDNSRHLDVQTGFDAVDYVAGTNAPDGVVAVGLGGPEVGFPPEPWKLVFDKARAAGLESIPHAGETVGAESVRGAIIALGAKRIGHGVRCLEDPEVVSMLVDRGLPIDVS, encoded by the coding sequence ATGAAGGAATTCATTGCAGGATTGCCGAAGGTCGAACTGCATCGGCATCTTGAAGGGTCTATCCGACCGGCGACTGTCTTTGCGCTGGCGCAAGAGCATAGGATTGATATTGGCGTCGAATCGGTAGAGGAGCTTGCTGAGTCCTACGTGTTCGGCGACTTTCCGAGTTTCGTTGACCTGTTCCTCAAAACAACGAAAGTGCTGCGTCGCTCTGAAGATCTTGAACTGATCGTGAGCGAGATGGCAGGCGAGATGGCCGACGAAAACACTCGGTACGCCGAGGTGTTTTTCTCTCCCGTGTGGCATCAGATGAATGGGATGACCGAGAGAGAGATCACCACCGGTCTCAACGCCGGCCGGGCAACAGCCGCGAGGCTCGGTGTCGAGTTAGCTTGGATTGTTGACAATTCCCGCCACCTCGATGTCCAAACCGGGTTCGATGCGGTCGACTACGTCGCCGGTACAAATGCACCCGATGGGGTAGTCGCCGTGGGTCTCGGTGGGCCGGAGGTGGGGTTCCCACCCGAGCCATGGAAGCTGGTGTTCGACAAGGCACGCGCCGCTGGTCTCGAATCGATACCCCATGCGGGCGAGACAGTGGGCGCCGAAAGCGTGCGTGGTGCGATCATCGCACTTGGCGCAAAGCGAATCGGCCACGGCGTGCGCTGCCTGGAGGACCCGGAGGTGGTTTCGATGCTGGTCGACCGCGGGCTTCCGATCGACGTATC
- a CDS encoding acyl-CoA dehydrogenase, translated as MGHYKANLRDIEFNLFEANNVEELLGAAPFDDMDRATVMDVLREVRRLSEDEFAASFVDADRIKLSLVDGEVELPASVKKSMAAYYDGGWDMLGLPKDLGGFGAPPSVRWASQEMLVGANPGVYLYASGALMAAVIAAEGTDEQRERFAVRMIEKKWAASMVLTEPQAGSDVGAGTAKAIHVEGNTYHIEGVKRFITSGEHDLSENIIHLVLARREGGPSGTKGLSMFIVPKFLVNADGSLGERNGVYATNLEDKMGIRGSTTCELTFGVDNPAVGYLVGGVHEGIRQMFKVIEDARMLIGSKSAATLSTGFLNALEYAKVRVQGADLANAKDKSAARVEIIRHPDVRRLLMLQKAYSEGMRALVLYTASLSDHMLAKPDNEDYAKRNDFLLPMVKGYCSEKAYELLAQSLQVFGGSGYTRDYPMEQYLRDAKIDTIYEGTTAIQSLDLFFRKIVRDRGATLTNLVNEILEVVKGGHDGLEAERALLGAALEDTQQHLGVLVAHTMASQENPTEIYKTGLHTNALLESLSEVVIGWLLIRHAGIALDAIDGASDTDKVFYEGKVASARFFVRDALPKARLRREAAETEDGSLMTLSDTAF; from the coding sequence ATGGGCCACTACAAGGCGAATTTACGGGATATCGAGTTCAACCTCTTCGAGGCGAACAACGTCGAGGAGCTCCTCGGTGCTGCGCCATTTGACGATATGGACCGCGCCACTGTCATGGATGTACTGCGCGAAGTTCGTCGACTTTCCGAAGACGAGTTTGCAGCGTCGTTTGTTGATGCGGACCGGATCAAGCTGTCCCTTGTCGATGGTGAGGTTGAACTTCCCGCCTCGGTGAAAAAGTCAATGGCCGCTTACTATGACGGCGGCTGGGACATGCTCGGCCTTCCCAAAGATCTCGGCGGGTTCGGAGCCCCGCCCTCGGTGCGGTGGGCCAGCCAGGAGATGCTGGTAGGCGCCAACCCGGGTGTCTACCTGTACGCATCCGGGGCGCTGATGGCTGCTGTAATCGCTGCTGAAGGCACCGACGAGCAGCGTGAGCGATTCGCAGTTCGAATGATCGAAAAGAAGTGGGCGGCCTCGATGGTTCTCACCGAGCCTCAGGCAGGTTCGGACGTCGGCGCCGGCACCGCAAAGGCGATTCACGTCGAAGGCAACACCTATCACATCGAGGGTGTGAAACGGTTCATTACCTCGGGCGAGCACGACCTCAGCGAAAACATCATCCACCTTGTCCTCGCCCGCCGTGAAGGTGGGCCATCGGGTACCAAGGGTCTGTCGATGTTTATCGTCCCGAAATTTCTCGTTAACGCTGATGGATCGCTCGGTGAGCGCAATGGTGTCTACGCCACCAACCTTGAGGACAAGATGGGGATTCGCGGGTCAACGACTTGCGAGCTGACCTTTGGGGTCGATAACCCCGCTGTCGGGTACCTCGTTGGTGGTGTTCACGAGGGCATTCGGCAGATGTTCAAGGTCATCGAAGATGCCCGCATGCTTATCGGGTCGAAGTCTGCCGCGACGTTGTCGACCGGGTTCCTCAACGCTCTCGAATACGCCAAGGTGCGCGTACAAGGCGCCGATCTCGCTAACGCAAAAGACAAATCTGCCGCTCGTGTCGAAATCATTCGGCACCCCGACGTTCGCAGATTGCTCATGCTGCAAAAGGCCTACTCGGAGGGCATGCGGGCGCTGGTTCTCTACACGGCATCGCTCTCGGATCACATGCTCGCCAAACCGGACAACGAAGACTACGCAAAGCGCAACGACTTTCTGTTGCCGATGGTGAAGGGATACTGCTCGGAAAAGGCCTATGAGCTGCTTGCGCAGTCGCTGCAGGTGTTCGGTGGCTCGGGATACACCCGTGACTACCCAATGGAGCAGTATCTCCGCGACGCCAAGATTGACACGATCTACGAAGGCACGACCGCAATCCAGTCGCTCGATCTGTTCTTCCGCAAGATCGTCCGCGACCGAGGTGCCACCCTGACCAACCTGGTCAACGAGATCCTTGAGGTTGTCAAGGGCGGACACGACGGGCTCGAAGCCGAACGGGCGCTGTTGGGAGCTGCGCTCGAAGACACACAGCAGCATCTCGGTGTGTTGGTTGCCCATACCATGGCATCGCAGGAAAACCCGACTGAGATCTACAAGACCGGTCTCCACACCAACGCGTTGCTCGAATCGCTGTCAGAAGTGGTCATTGGGTGGCTGCTCATCCGCCATGCCGGTATCGCGCTGGATGCGATCGACGGGGCGTCTGACACCGACAAGGTGTTTTATGAAGGCAAGGTTGCGTCCGCGAGGTTCTTTGTTAGAGATGCGCTGCCAAAGGCCCGGTTGCGCAGGGAAGCCGCTGAGACCGAGGATGGTTCTCTCATGACGCTGTCGGATACCGCGTTCTAA
- a CDS encoding homoserine O-acetyltransferase, with amino-acid sequence MSIGKTATQYFTFGSSADPFRLRAGGSLDQVTLAYETYGTLNVDKSNGVLLFHALTGTHHAAGVTTEVAGTDGRWVEEMHDGWWDAFIGPGKALDTDRFFVICVNYLGGCYGSTGPASINPRTEKPYGSSFPDVGLADIVDSQVELIRHLGIERLHAVVGGSTGGVCAMSLATRYPDLVETVIPIAAGANPTPLQIIHNFEQINAIQNDPDFAGGDYYDGPHPDSGLRLARMIGHKAFVSLEAMQRRAREEIVRGGAGPGTYTIQHPLESYMWHQGTKFVKRFDANSYLRLMSAWQQFDLVGEAEVAGFEDLFTACKHQRYMVFSIDSDVCFYAEEQSELMRLLALADVPARRITVHSDKGHDSFLLEPALYTPHLSDTLLNEWSE; translated from the coding sequence ATGAGCATCGGCAAAACGGCAACCCAGTATTTCACCTTCGGATCCTCCGCTGATCCGTTCCGGTTACGGGCGGGTGGTTCGTTAGACCAGGTCACGCTTGCGTACGAGACGTACGGTACTCTGAACGTCGACAAGTCAAACGGTGTGCTTTTGTTTCATGCACTTACCGGCACGCACCATGCGGCTGGTGTGACGACTGAGGTCGCCGGCACTGACGGTCGCTGGGTGGAGGAGATGCACGATGGTTGGTGGGACGCCTTTATTGGTCCCGGAAAAGCTCTAGACACCGACCGGTTTTTTGTTATTTGTGTCAACTACCTCGGGGGGTGTTACGGGTCGACCGGGCCAGCTTCGATCAACCCTCGGACCGAGAAACCGTATGGCAGTTCGTTCCCAGACGTGGGTCTTGCGGACATCGTCGATTCGCAGGTGGAGCTCATCCGTCATCTCGGCATCGAGCGCCTTCACGCCGTTGTCGGTGGTTCCACCGGTGGTGTCTGTGCAATGTCGCTCGCCACTCGGTACCCCGACCTCGTCGAGACAGTTATCCCCATTGCAGCGGGTGCGAATCCGACGCCGTTGCAGATCATCCACAACTTTGAACAGATCAACGCAATCCAGAACGATCCCGACTTTGCAGGTGGCGATTATTACGACGGTCCGCACCCGGACAGCGGACTTCGCCTAGCAAGGATGATTGGTCATAAGGCTTTCGTTTCGTTGGAGGCAATGCAGCGACGAGCGCGCGAGGAAATCGTCAGGGGTGGCGCGGGGCCGGGGACTTACACGATTCAGCATCCCTTGGAGTCGTACATGTGGCATCAGGGCACCAAATTTGTGAAACGTTTTGACGCCAACAGTTACCTCCGGCTGATGTCTGCCTGGCAGCAGTTCGACCTGGTTGGTGAAGCCGAGGTTGCCGGTTTCGAGGACCTGTTCACTGCGTGTAAACATCAGCGCTACATGGTCTTCTCCATCGATTCTGATGTGTGTTTCTATGCTGAGGAGCAGTCCGAGTTGATGCGGCTGTTAGCTTTAGCGGATGTCCCCGCGCGTCGCATCACCGTGCATTCAGACAAAGGCCACGATTCGTTTCTGCTCGAACCGGCGCTCTACACACCGCACCTGTCTGACACGCTGCTGAACGAGTGGTCCGAGTAG
- a CDS encoding pyridoxamine 5'-phosphate oxidase family protein produces the protein MGKTYDNITPAIARFIANQPMFFVATAPLAKDGLVNVSPKALDGTFVVVDDHRVAYIDLMGSTGETVAHIRENGRITIMFNSFTGPARIVRLYGRATWHEPGEVGFDELIGKFPYFRGTRSIIDVSVDRIADSCGFGVPNMTLESQRTQLDKWALKRDRTELSEYKENHNTSLDGLPILRHPERHIEIAD, from the coding sequence ATGGGCAAGACGTACGACAACATAACCCCGGCGATTGCCAGGTTCATCGCCAATCAGCCGATGTTCTTCGTTGCGACCGCACCCCTCGCCAAAGACGGTCTTGTGAACGTTTCCCCGAAGGCGCTCGACGGCACCTTCGTGGTCGTTGACGACCATCGGGTTGCGTACATCGATCTGATGGGATCAACAGGCGAAACCGTGGCTCACATCCGCGAGAACGGCCGCATCACAATTATGTTCAACTCGTTTACGGGTCCGGCACGCATCGTCCGACTGTATGGGCGGGCGACCTGGCATGAGCCCGGAGAGGTCGGTTTCGACGAACTCATCGGTAAGTTCCCCTACTTCCGGGGTACGCGGTCGATCATCGATGTGAGCGTTGACCGCATCGCAGACTCCTGCGGTTTCGGCGTGCCGAATATGACTCTCGAAAGCCAACGCACTCAGCTCGACAAGTGGGCGCTCAAGCGTGACCGAACCGAGCTGAGCGAATACAAGGAAAACCACAACACCAGTCTGGACGGTCTCCCGATTCTTCGTCACCCTGAGAGACATATCGAGATCGCTGACTAG